The Bryobacteraceae bacterium genomic sequence GGCCCCGTTGTGCATGGCCGCGAGAGGGTTGGTCAGGTTCGCCGGATCGTCCTTGTACGGGAGCGCGGAAATCAAGTGCGGCTGCGAGCCGGGCTGCCCGAGATCATCGTAGAAGCCGCCCGGACCAGGGCTCGCGCGGTCAAGCAGCTTACGAATCTCCGCCACGCGAGCCGCCTCGTCGCCCATTGCGCCGATCCGCGCGAACTCAGCCACCAACCACGCCCGGTTGTTGAGCGGCGTGTCGATGAGATCCAGGTTCGCGCCGCGGCCCACAGCGATCGCTTTGTACCACTCGACGCTCAACTGCATCCGGATCGATTGAAACAGCGCCTCCGCCAATTCGAACGTACGTGCGCGCCAGTGCGCGGCGGCGCGGTGCGTACGCGCTCGATCGAGAATCGCCTCGGCTTCCCGCATCGCGAGCACGGAGCCAAGCGAACCGGCCTCGCGCAGCTTGTCGCGGGCCTGCTGCTCCAACTGCGACTCGTAGATCAACCGCGCGCGGACATAGGCGTCGTAGTGGGCGCGATACTGCGCCTGTTGGAAGCGCCAGTTTGCGAGCACGGCGGGCGAGGCATCGCGATCCATGGCTTCGAACCGCGCGAGCGTCGTATAGACGCCTTCGTTCGCGATGAGGGGGCCGCGCCAGTTCTGTTCGAGCGCCAGCAGCCCCTGGGCGAAGCCCTCCGCGAGGCGCGCCCCGATGAAGTAGCGGCCGTAGTCGCGCAGCGTGTCGACAACGTCGCCGTCCGGGTCCCACCCGAGGCCGCTCCATACGATCTTGTTGACATCGTCGTTGCAGCCTTCGGAGTAGGTGATGAAGCCCACCGTGTGGGCGTTCGTGTATCGGAAGATCGCCGCTTCGTCCACCGGCCGCGGGTTGATGGGTTCGCGATTAAGCGTGAGTTGATACGCCGGATCCCAATCGGGCACCGGGTACTGGGCGCGCAGGGAATGCGTGATGTCCGGATAGTGGCGGATCGGATACCGCGCCGGCACTTGCTTGCGGAGCTCGGCCAGCGGCACACGGATCTGCGGTCCAAACACGATCCCGTCCAGCCACTGCGGTCCTGCGCGAAGAATGCCGTAGAACTCCTCGAGCCACTCGGTGGAAAAGCCCTGCGGCGCCACCCACATCTGCGCCTTCGGATGAAACTTCCGGAGCGACGCCGCCTGCTTCTCGAGCAGCGGCATGAGGTACTTCGGCTGCGTGTGGCCAGGGTCGCCGCCGGGCACGAATACCGCGTCGATTCGCGGAAGCTTGCGAAACACCTCCGCCCACTCCTTGAGCGCGAACTCCACCTGATCCGCTTTCGAGTAGTCCGGATCGAGCGCCGGATACCAAATCCAAACGTCGAGCCCGTATTCGTCGCAGATCTTCGACATCCCGATCATCGTCTCGATTTTCGAAAGTGGAAAATGCGGGCTGTCATCATCGTCATCGGATCGAGGCGGGATCAGTTCGATCGCGTTGGCGCCGAACACGGCAAGATCCCGGATGTACTGTTCCCATTGCGCGAGCGTCCAGCCGTCGTAGGAATTCGTCTTCGGGCGATATCCCAACTGATGGCCGCGGATGCGCGTCTTCGGGGCGGTGGTGATTTCCAACCGGTCGGGGGCCTCCACGCGTCCACGTTCGCAGCGCAGCACGCGCAGAAGCCGGCCGACGCCGAACAGCACGCCGCGCGCATCGTTGCCTTCCACGCGAACCGACGCGCCATCGATACGCAGCGAATAGCCTTCGGCCGGGCCGCTGCGATGCGCGATTGAGATCGAAGCGCCGGAACCGGCCTGCGCCGCAACGGGCCATCGGATCTGGCTGCGCTTTTCCACTTCCTCCACCAGCATCCGCACGGCTGTCTTTTCGCGCGCCTCAAGGGAGGCCGGAGCCACCACCGTCGCCCCACTGAGGTCGGCCGCACGCACCGAGGCGGCGGCGATCCAAGCTATCGCTAGAATTCGCATTGATCTCTTTTCGTTCTATTTCGGGAAGATCTTGTCCAGATCCTCGAGCGAGGGCTGGCGTCCGTACTCGCACAGCTCGAATGATTCGGCGTATTGCACCTTCTCCGCGGCGTCCTTGCCATATCGCCGTTCGAGCGTGCGGCGGCCCTCGTCGGTGATCCGCTGCACACGCATCTTCGAAAGATACTGCTTCCGCGCCGCAGGATCCCTCGGGACCTGATCCAGCGTGTGCGCCACCCACGGCAGCCACTCGTAGAACTGCGATACGTGGGCATCCATCGCGTTGATCTTCGCGTCCCACACGTCGTCCAGGCGCACTACGATATCCGGACGGAACGGCGCCGGCTTCTGGAAGTTGTCGTTGTAGTACATGAAAATTGGATTGTCGTGAAGAGCCGGCACTTCGCTCATGAAGTTCGGCACGACCACCATGTACGCCGCATCCTGAACGAGAACGCCCGTGTAGCGATGGTCCGGATGATAGTCGTTCGGCCGCGGCGCGATCACAATGTCGGCCTTCCACCCCCGGATGGCGCGAATCACCTGCTTGCGCACTTCGAGCGACGGGACGAGTTCGGCGTCGTGATTGTTGAATACCTCGTACTCCGCTATTCCCAACCGGCGCGCCGATTCCTGGGTTTCCGCGTATCGCCTGCGAGCCAGTTCGCCGCCCGACATTTCGTGGTGCCCCACGTCGCCGTTGGTGACCGAAACAAACTTGACGGCGTGGCCCGCCTTGGCGAATTTGTGGGCCGTGCCGGCAAACTTGATGTCGCAGTCGTCCGGATGTGCGCCGAAGGCGATAATGCGAAGCTTGCGTTCCTGCGCCGGCAGCAACAATGGGCAGGCCATGGCAGTCAGAATGAGGAGGGTCTTCATTGGAGTCATCCGGATCTTTAGAATATCAACAGAGCCTTCATGCGACCTGGGACCATCGTTATCCTGCTGGCGATCTGCGCCTCCGGCCGAGCCGACGACTACGAGCGCTCGCGGATGCCGGACCTGTTGACGTGGGAGGAACTGCGCGTTTTCGGCGAGCAGCATCCGCCTCCGGCCGGGATCTCCGCGAAAGCAACCGCGCTTGCGAAAACACCGTTCATCAGCAACGAAGCGTGGTTTCGGGGCGTCCGCGCCCAAGGCGTCGAAGCCCCGCGCGCCGGCCGGTCCCTGCGGATCATGGAGTGGAACGTTGAGCGCGGGCTGCGCCTGGATGAGATCAAGCAGATGTTCACGGACACCAAGCAGTTCCTCGCCAAGGCCGACCTCGAAAGCGCGGTGCAGGGAGCCGAACTCGCCGACAGCATCGCCGCTCTTCGCAAGGCCGATGTCGTCATCCTGAATGAACTCGATTGGGGCATGAAGCGCACCGGCTACCGCGAGGTGGTTCGGGAACTCGGCGAAGCGCTCGACATGAATTGGGCCTATGCCGTGGAGTTCTTCGAAGTGGACCCAGTGCGGCTGGGCACCGAGATGTTCGAAGCCGATGAATCCGAAGTGGAGGAAAGCGCCCGGCTACGCGCCGAGATAGAGGTGGATCGCACCCGCTACAAAGGCCTGCATGGCACGGGGATTCTATCGCGCTATCCGATCCGCGATGCTTCGGCGGAGCCGTTCAACGTGATCGGCTACGACTGGTATGGCGCCGAAAAGGCCAAGGTCTCGAAAGTGGAAAAGGGAAAGCGGTTCGCGAGCGAGAAGGTGTTTCTCGAAACCATTCTGCGCGAGATCCGCCGCGGAGGCCGCACCACTTTGACGGTGACGCTCGACGTTCCCGATGCGCCGGACGGAGCCATCACGGTGGTGGCGCCGCATCTCGAAAACCGGTGCAAGCCCGAGAAGCGCCTCGAGCAGATGCGGGAACTGACGGCAAGCCTGCAGAACGTGCGGCACACGGTGGTGGTGGCCGGCGATTTGAACACGTCCATGGCCGACGCGCAGCCGACCACCATCCGTCGCGAGGTTTACAAGCGTGTGGGAAGCGCCGAATTCTGGGTAACGCGCGGATTGAAATGGGCAACCGGAGTGGGCCTAGCATACGATATCGTCACCGGCGGCGTGAATACGTTCAAGAACCTGAACGACCCGACGGCCAAGCACGTGCCGCTCGTCGCGCGCAATCCCGAGGCCGCGCTGTTCGACTACGTCGAGAAGTTCCGCTTCGCCGATGGCGGCCGGTTCGATTTCCGCGGCAACCGCGAGCGCTCCGGCGGGCGGGACGGCACGCTCGCCAACTCCAACCAGCGCGCGGACAAAGGCTTCGCGCCCACGTATTCGCTCACACGCACGTTCGGTCCGGTCGGTCAATTCAAGCTGGACTGGTTCTTCATCAAGGTTCCCGCGGGGAACGGCTACCGCTTCGCGCCGCATTTTCCGCGCACGTACCAGAAGCTCAACAACTCCTACGAGGACCGCCTGTCGGACCACAACCCCATCACCGTGGACCTGCCCTTCGCGGAGTGGAAACCCTGACCGTTACTCTTCCGCCTGGACGGTGGCTTCGGCCGCGCGATGAATCTGGTTCAGGCGCATCTTCGTCGCCAGCAGCGCAACAAAGCCCGCCATCCACAGCGGCATCGTGATCACCAGGAACAACACCGTGGCGAAGCCCGTGGCGTCGCCGCGGTCCACGCCGAACAATCGCAGCCCGACGATAGTGAGCGCCTGAAAGGATCCCACGTTGCCGGGCGCCTGCGGAATCACCGTACCGAGCCGAAGCACGATCAACACCACCGTCGCCGCCCACGGCGATAGATCCATCCCGTATCCGCGGATCAGGAAGTAGATCGGGAGAACCTGCAACGCCAGATAGCCGAGGCTCAACACCGCGGCCCCGAGAAACGACGTGGCCCCGCCCATGAGGTGAACGCCATCGACGAGCGATACGAGGAACGAAGACCAGCGGCTTCGGGCCGCCGCCTCCCGCGCCGCCGGCTTGTGAAGCACCGCCAGCAGCATCAGTACGCTTGCGATCAGAAGGACAAAGAGAAGCACCTTCCCGCCCACGGTGAGGTATCGAGGCAGTTGCACGTAGCGTCCGGCGATCCAAAGGCCGAGGACGAGCCAGAAGCCGTCCAGCATCCGCTCGATGGCCGCCGACGTGATCACCACCGGGACGCGGATCCCGGTCCATCGGCTGAGAAGGTAGCACCGGATGACCTCGCCGCTACGAAACGGCAGCACTTCGTTGGCGAACAGGCCGATGTAGATCGCCTGAATCGACTTCCAGGCCCGGACTTTTGCCAACGGGCTGAGCAGCACGCTCCACCGCAGGCCCTGGCAGATGTACACGGCGATGTCGGCGCAGATCGCCAGCGTCACCCAATGCCATCGAATGGACACGAGCTTGGGAAGCTCCCGTTCCCAATCGAAGCCGTGGTAGACCCAAATCAGACACGCCACCGACACGCTGTACCCCAGGAGCGGGAACAACCAATGAGGCAGGCGGCGGCCTGAGGTCACGGGCGGAGCCGGCGGCTCCGAAACTGGGCGAGCGACGTCCAACTACTCCATCATAGAGGTCGCCGCCGCCACCACGAGGGGCACGCTCCGCTCCCGCGCCGCCAACACCCGCCGGCGTGCCTCTTCCGGCGAATTCGCCAGCGCCGTCAGGTGGCCCATCTTACGGCCAGGCCGGGCTTCGGCCTTCCCGTACAGGTGCAGTTTGACGCCTTCCACCGCCAGCGCTTCTTCCCACTGCGGTGGACAATCCGCCCAAAGATCTCCCAACAGGTTGGCCATCGCCGCCGGACGGAGCTGCTCGGTGGAGCCCAGCGGTAATCCGCAAACCGCGCGCACGTGCTGTTCAAACTGGCTGGTGACGCAGGCATCGATCGTAAAGTGCCCGCTGTTGTGGGGACGGGGAGCGATCTCGTTCACCATTACATCTCCGTCCCGCGTCACGAAGAACTCCACACACAGCAGTCCCACCGCGCCGAGCTGCTCCATCAGGTAGCGGGTGATCTCGAGCGCGGTCTGGCTGGCCGGCCGATTGAGCGATGCGGGCGCGATGGTGACGTCCAGGATATGCCGGCTGTGCTCATTGGAGACGACGCCGAAATGGGCGAAGGAGCCGTCTTGGCCGCGGGCGGCGACAACCGAGACCTCCTGCTGATAATCGATATAACGTTCCAGGACGGCTTCGGCGGCGCCAAGCGCCTCCCATGCCCTGCCTAGGTCCTGCTCGGAAGCGACCTTCACCTGGCCCTTCCCGTCGTACCCGTAGCCGGCGGTTTTGAGGACGGCAGGCAGTCCCACGGCGGAGGCCGCTTCCCGGAGTTCCGCAGCCGAGCCCACCACGGCGAACGGAGCCACCGGCACGCCGCGCGAGGCCAGGAATGCTTTCTCCCGCTTCCTGTTCTGCGCGATCTGCAGGACTTGTCCGCCTGGGTACACCGGCACGATGTCTCCGGCGACCGCAGCGCACGATACCGGCACGTTCTCAAATTCAAACGTGACGACGTCCACGCCGCGGGCGAATCGAGCCACGGCGTCCGAATCGCTCCACGGCGCACAGAATTCGAGGTCCGCCACTTGGCCCGCGGGCGTTCCGCTTTCGGGCGAAAAGACGTGCACGCGATAGTCCATGCGCCGCGCGGCGAGGGCGAACATCCGGCCCAACTGGCCGGATCCAAAAACGCCGATGGTGGAGCCGGGCCGGAGAAGGCGACGGGTCACAGAGAATCCTCCATCACCTTGCGTGTTTGTCGCTCACGGAAACCGGCGAGTTTTTCGCGGAGCGCCGGACGCGTCGTGGCGAGAATCGCGACTGCGAGCAGCGCCGCATTCACCGCCCCGGCTTTGCCGATGGCAAGCGTCCCGACGGGGATCCCGGCCGGCATCTGGACTATCGAAAGCAGAGAGTCGACACCCCGCAGAACCGCGCTTTCAATCGGCACTCCCAACACCGGCACGGTGGTGTGAGCGGCCACCATCCCGGGAAGATGGGCCGCCCCTCCGGCCGCGGCGACAATCACTTCCAGGCCGGCATCCTGCGCTTCCCGCGCGAATGAGGCCATCAGGTCCGGGGTGCGGTGCGCCGAAACTATCTTGCACAGGTGCGGCACGTCGAAGTCCGCCAGCATATCGGCGGCGTGGCGCATGGTCTCCCAATCCGAACGGCTGCCCATAATCACCGCCACCAGCGGCGTCTCGGCAGGTGAGCCGGTATCAGCGTGCAAGTTGCAGTATCTCCCTCTCGGCAAGCACCCTATCGAAGATCATGACGTCATCCATCAGGCCGACGTAGCTCACGCCAAGCCGGATGGCCGCCAGGTCCGGATTCCACTCGAACACTTCACCGATACCGCTGGCAAAGCCCATGCGGCGGCCGTCGAGATAGAGAGTGGCGCGCCCCTTGCCGCCGCCGAGCCCTTGATGCGTGATGAGAACGTGGGTCCAGCGGCCGGCAGCGAACGGAGGCCGGCGAACCACGGTAAGGCGCCGCAGGAAAGCCGGATTCTTGTCAGCAGGAACGTCGTTCGGATTCCACGACTTCAATTCCCCGAACACCCCAAGGCGAAAGTGACGGGGCTTGTCGTCACGCGTGAAGTCCACCCAAATGGCGGAATCGTTGTACGCGCTGTCGGTGACCTGAATCGGATCGCAATAGCCGGGCTCGAGATCCTTGTCCGGATCGAGGCGCAGGAAGAACGAGATCGTGCCCGTCCAGTTTCCGGGCCGGAACGGTACGTTGTCCGCCGCCCGGTAGAACACGGCATTTTCGTTCTTTGCCGAAAAGCGAAGCGCGCCGGACCCGTTGCGCCCCGCGCCGGGAGCGAGAGAGACGCGCGGCGCCTGGGCAAGCCCGGGCACGGCCTTGCTCTGTTCTTTGTAGGACGGCGCGGAATAGATTCCGCGGTCTCCGCGCGCCACCGCCGCGTCGGTCGTCTCGAAGGACGCGTGGAACGTCAGCCCTCCAGGAACCTCCGCATTGACGAGCGCGGCAACCGCCGCCGCCAGCAGCGATCGTCGAACGACACTTGCCATACGTTTCTCCGGGTTTACCATGGAGCCGATCAGTCGCGCAACAGGTTGGCGGATTCCTTCTGTCCCTGCGCCTCGGCGAGATCGAGCGCCGTGTGTCCCGTTTTGTCGCGCAAGGTCCGGTCCGCGCCGGCCGCAAGCAGGACCATCACCGTCGCCGCACGGCCCCACGACGCCGCCAGATGGAGCGCCGACGCCCCGGACTCCTGGTCGCGAGCGTTCACATCGGCGCCCCGGGAGAGCAGATATTCCACCATCGCCGCATGCCCCGATAACGCCGCATCGTGCAGAGGTGTGGCCCCGGCGGCGTTGCGGCCGTTCACCGCGGCCCCATGCTCCACGAGCAGCCGCGCTACTTCGATGTGCCCCTTCAGCGCCGCATCGTGCAACAGGTGCGGGTCCGCCGTGGACATGCCGCGCGAGAGATAGAGGTCCACCATTTCGACATGGCCTCGGATCACCGCTTGCTGGAGCAGGCCGGATGGAGGCGCGATGTTCTTTTTCGCGCGCGCATCCAGTAGGAGCGCGACCACGGCAGCGTGCCGGAACCGGGCGGCTTCTGCGAGCGGGTCCGCTGCGGCGGCCGGGGCGGGATCGGCGCCCGCCGCGAGCAGGAGTTCAACCACATCGGCGTGGCCGCGCGTGGAGGCCTGGATCAGCGCGCCACCCGGCCGCGCGCCACGGCCGAGCAGGAGCTTCACCACCGCGGCCTCCCCTTTCCATGCGGCTTCGGAGAGCGCCGTGACCCCGGAGGCGTCCGGCAAGTCGACGGGAAGCCCCGCGTCGAGCAGCAGCGCGACCAGTTCCGGAAAGCCGCGGTTGGCGGCCAGATGGAGCGCGGTTGCGCCGGAGCCGGAGACGGCGTTCAGCTTCGCGCCGCGGGCCAGCAGCAGCTTGGCGATACCGGGGTGACTGGTGATCACGGCGTAGTGCAGCGGCGTGGAACCGCCTTCGCGGTGCGCCAGGTTCGGATCGGCGCCATGGTCGAGAAGCATACGGACGATGCCTTCATCGCCCGCCCAGCATGCGTCGTGCAGAGCGGTGCCGCCGAGAGCATCGCGCTGGTTTACGGGCGTTCCGGAGCGCAGGAGGCGCTCCACCGCGGCCTTATCGCCGGCTCGCACGGCGGAGTGGAGCTCGCCGGCGCGGACAATAGCCGCGGCGAGCAGCAGGATGAGGATGAGCGTCCGCCGCACTGATCCTCATGGTAACCGACGTTACCAAACGCCCCAGGTATACGTTTACGTTCATATTTGTATTGACTGTGTTTAATGAACGTTATATGGTTTTTCAATAGAACCTGCTGGCAACAGCAAAATTCAGGAGATCTTAATGCACCTTGTGAGAATCGCCGCCACGTTCGCCATTGTGTCCACGTTGTTCGCCCAGGGCGAGCGCGGAACCTTCAACGGCACCATTGGGGACCCCACTGGCGCCGTTATCCCGGCCGCGGCGGTAAAAGCGCGAAACACAGCCACTGGCGTCGAGTCGACGTCCGAGACGACGTCGGCCGGCGTATACCGGATGCCCTACCTGCCGCCGGGAACCTACACGATCACCGTAACCGCGCCCGGCTTCAAGACATCGGTCCGTGAGAACGTCGTACTCGCGGTGGCTCAGACACTGACGATCGACTTCACGCTGGAAGTCGGGCAGGTGAGCGATTCCGTAACCGTGTCGAGCGAGCCGCCGCTGCTCGAGACCGGCACGGCCGAGATCGGCTCCTACGTTTCGAAAAAGGAATTCGACACGTGGCCGATCACCGTCGGCGACGGCAGGCGCCAAATCCAGCAGTTCATCTTCACGTCGCTTCCAGGCACCGTCGGCAGTACGTTTCAAGGCTCGATCAATGGCGGACAATACTACTCGCACGAAATCCTCGTAGACGGCATCTCCGTCGGCCGCTTCGATCTGCAGGGAGGCTCCAACAACGAGTTCAGCCCTTCGGCGGAATCGATATCCGAGTTCAAATTGCAGACTGGCACCGTGAGCGCGCAGTACACCGGCGCGCAAACATCGGTGGCCAACTTCGCCACCAAGAGCGGCACCAACGAGATCCACGGCAGCGCCTACTACTACATCCAGAACGACGCCC encodes the following:
- a CDS encoding ankyrin repeat domain-containing protein; the encoded protein is MRRTLILILLLAAAIVRAGELHSAVRAGDKAAVERLLRSGTPVNQRDALGGTALHDACWAGDEGIVRMLLDHGADPNLAHREGGSTPLHYAVITSHPGIAKLLLARGAKLNAVSGSGATALHLAANRGFPELVALLLDAGLPVDLPDASGVTALSEAAWKGEAAVVKLLLGRGARPGGALIQASTRGHADVVELLLAAGADPAPAAAADPLAEAARFRHAAVVALLLDARAKKNIAPPSGLLQQAVIRGHVEMVDLYLSRGMSTADPHLLHDAALKGHIEVARLLVEHGAAVNGRNAAGATPLHDAALSGHAAMVEYLLSRGADVNARDQESGASALHLAASWGRAATVMVLLAAGADRTLRDKTGHTALDLAEAQGQKESANLLRD
- a CDS encoding endonuclease/exonuclease/phosphatase family protein, whose amino-acid sequence is MRPGTIVILLAICASGRADDYERSRMPDLLTWEELRVFGEQHPPPAGISAKATALAKTPFISNEAWFRGVRAQGVEAPRAGRSLRIMEWNVERGLRLDEIKQMFTDTKQFLAKADLESAVQGAELADSIAALRKADVVILNELDWGMKRTGYREVVRELGEALDMNWAYAVEFFEVDPVRLGTEMFEADESEVEESARLRAEIEVDRTRYKGLHGTGILSRYPIRDASAEPFNVIGYDWYGAEKAKVSKVEKGKRFASEKVFLETILREIRRGGRTTLTVTLDVPDAPDGAITVVAPHLENRCKPEKRLEQMRELTASLQNVRHTVVVAGDLNTSMADAQPTTIRREVYKRVGSAEFWVTRGLKWATGVGLAYDIVTGGVNTFKNLNDPTAKHVPLVARNPEAALFDYVEKFRFADGGRFDFRGNRERSGGRDGTLANSNQRADKGFAPTYSLTRTFGPVGQFKLDWFFIKVPAGNGYRFAPHFPRTYQKLNNSYEDRLSDHNPITVDLPFAEWKP
- the purE gene encoding 5-(carboxyamino)imidazole ribonucleotide mutase produces the protein MHADTGSPAETPLVAVIMGSRSDWETMRHAADMLADFDVPHLCKIVSAHRTPDLMASFAREAQDAGLEVIVAAAGGAAHLPGMVAAHTTVPVLGVPIESAVLRGVDSLLSIVQMPAGIPVGTLAIGKAGAVNAALLAVAILATTRPALREKLAGFRERQTRKVMEDSL
- a CDS encoding 5-(carboxyamino)imidazole ribonucleotide synthase — protein: MTRRLLRPGSTIGVFGSGQLGRMFALAARRMDYRVHVFSPESGTPAGQVADLEFCAPWSDSDAVARFARGVDVVTFEFENVPVSCAAVAGDIVPVYPGGQVLQIAQNRKREKAFLASRGVPVAPFAVVGSAAELREAASAVGLPAVLKTAGYGYDGKGQVKVASEQDLGRAWEALGAAEAVLERYIDYQQEVSVVAARGQDGSFAHFGVVSNEHSRHILDVTIAPASLNRPASQTALEITRYLMEQLGAVGLLCVEFFVTRDGDVMVNEIAPRPHNSGHFTIDACVTSQFEQHVRAVCGLPLGSTEQLRPAAMANLLGDLWADCPPQWEEALAVEGVKLHLYGKAEARPGRKMGHLTALANSPEEARRRVLAARERSVPLVVAAATSMME
- a CDS encoding glycoside hydrolase family 20 zincin-like fold domain-containing protein, giving the protein MRILAIAWIAAASVRAADLSGATVVAPASLEAREKTAVRMLVEEVEKRSQIRWPVAAQAGSGASISIAHRSGPAEGYSLRIDGASVRVEGNDARGVLFGVGRLLRVLRCERGRVEAPDRLEITTAPKTRIRGHQLGYRPKTNSYDGWTLAQWEQYIRDLAVFGANAIELIPPRSDDDDDSPHFPLSKIETMIGMSKICDEYGLDVWIWYPALDPDYSKADQVEFALKEWAEVFRKLPRIDAVFVPGGDPGHTQPKYLMPLLEKQAASLRKFHPKAQMWVAPQGFSTEWLEEFYGILRAGPQWLDGIVFGPQIRVPLAELRKQVPARYPIRHYPDITHSLRAQYPVPDWDPAYQLTLNREPINPRPVDEAAIFRYTNAHTVGFITYSEGCNDDVNKIVWSGLGWDPDGDVVDTLRDYGRYFIGARLAEGFAQGLLALEQNWRGPLIANEGVYTTLARFEAMDRDASPAVLANWRFQQAQYRAHYDAYVRARLIYESQLEQQARDKLREAGSLGSVLAMREAEAILDRARTHRAAAHWRARTFELAEALFQSIRMQLSVEWYKAIAVGRGANLDLIDTPLNNRAWLVAEFARIGAMGDEAARVAEIRKLLDRASPGPGGFYDDLGQPGSQPHLISALPYKDDPANLTNPLAAMHNGAKSAGDWPLAWLTVAESRDDSPIRMRYEGLDVRGRYKVRVVYAGEDTQWEFRLMADATREVHGWRKKDRPAGPVEFAIPPEATADGKLELEFQRRPGMGGNGRAVQVAEVWLLPDTNR
- a CDS encoding LamG-like jellyroll fold domain-containing protein; its protein translation is MASVVRRSLLAAAVAALVNAEVPGGLTFHASFETTDAAVARGDRGIYSAPSYKEQSKAVPGLAQAPRVSLAPGAGRNGSGALRFSAKNENAVFYRAADNVPFRPGNWTGTISFFLRLDPDKDLEPGYCDPIQVTDSAYNDSAIWVDFTRDDKPRHFRLGVFGELKSWNPNDVPADKNPAFLRRLTVVRRPPFAAGRWTHVLITHQGLGGGKGRATLYLDGRRMGFASGIGEVFEWNPDLAAIRLGVSYVGLMDDVMIFDRVLAEREILQLAR
- a CDS encoding PIG-L family deacetylase, yielding MKTLLILTAMACPLLLPAQERKLRIIAFGAHPDDCDIKFAGTAHKFAKAGHAVKFVSVTNGDVGHHEMSGGELARRRYAETQESARRLGIAEYEVFNNHDAELVPSLEVRKQVIRAIRGWKADIVIAPRPNDYHPDHRYTGVLVQDAAYMVVVPNFMSEVPALHDNPIFMYYNDNFQKPAPFRPDIVVRLDDVWDAKINAMDAHVSQFYEWLPWVAHTLDQVPRDPAARKQYLSKMRVQRITDEGRRTLERRYGKDAAEKVQYAESFELCEYGRQPSLEDLDKIFPK
- a CDS encoding lysylphosphatidylglycerol synthase transmembrane domain-containing protein gives rise to the protein MFPLLGYSVSVACLIWVYHGFDWERELPKLVSIRWHWVTLAICADIAVYICQGLRWSVLLSPLAKVRAWKSIQAIYIGLFANEVLPFRSGEVIRCYLLSRWTGIRVPVVITSAAIERMLDGFWLVLGLWIAGRYVQLPRYLTVGGKVLLFVLLIASVLMLLAVLHKPAAREAAARSRWSSFLVSLVDGVHLMGGATSFLGAAVLSLGYLALQVLPIYFLIRGYGMDLSPWAATVVLIVLRLGTVIPQAPGNVGSFQALTIVGLRLFGVDRGDATGFATVLFLVITMPLWMAGFVALLATKMRLNQIHRAAEATVQAEE